The sequence CGCAACCCAATAAGTCGCACAGTAGCCCTACAGCAATGATAAATTGTACTCCTCGCATCATTTTAACTGTATTTCATCACAATATGAATAACAATCTTCACCGAAGAGTCATATTGGTTGTTAAACCTATTTGAGCAGGACTATTAACCAATGCACCCCATGTTATAACAGCATCGATTGGCTCACTTCCATAAAATATAAAAAACAGGGGTCAAATCTTTTGTTAATAGTTTTTTCCTGAGTCCCCTTCACCCTGCTACAAACCAGTACTGGAATAATTATAACTGACCCTACTTCAATATCTTCCCCGTCTTCCGGCTCCAGAGCAGGAGATCCAGCTCGTCCATGTCGATGCCGGTTTGGTCGGCAAAGGCCCGCATTTTCCGTTCGATACGGCGATACCGTTCCGGGTTGAGCGGCTTGCGGTTTCGCCGGATCACGCCGAGCTCGGACAGGCAGTTGAGGATGTGCTTGTCCAGGATGGCGTAGCCCCGGTAGCCGATGTTCCGCAGAAAATGACTCGCCTCCTTGAACCCGATCCCTTTGATGTCCGGGTTGAAGACAAGAAAATCCCGGCGGGTCTCATGATCCGGAAACGACCGGAGCAGTTCGCCGAGTTTGAAGCCGTGCTCCTTCTTTAAGTAGTCGCGCGTATGAACAATATAGGAGGGCCGTTTGAGCTTGTATCGAAATCCGCGTCGGAGACGGTGCTGAAGCGTCTCAAGATCGGCCTCCAGCACGATGTCCTTGATCGCATCAACCGTCTTCATCCCCATCTCGGCGCTGGAGTTGGCCGCCGCGATGCAGAAGCAGAGCTCGCGGAAGATCGCCTCGTCCCCCTTTTCAAAAACCTGCCGGAATTCGCTCAGACGGGAACGGATGGCCCCTTGCTTCCATCGGTAATCGCCCATCAACGATTCAAGGGTTGCCTGCGTAGAAGGCCGCGCGACGGATTTTTTGCCGGCGGGCGTATGCTTTACGGGGGGGCGTCTTTTGCGCATCGGAAACCGACATCTTCGAGGGCGATATTCGGGGGGAAATACAAGCGGTAGGTCGCGCGGGCTTCAACCTCTTTCACTACTTCCAAAACTTTTGCCGAGAAATGCCCCAGGCCCGCCCAGGAATTCCCGCGGGCGACGCGATATTTCTCGCCGAAATCGTCCGAGACGTAGGAGCCGCCCGGATAGGGTTTGTACCAATCCGCCGTCCATTCCCAGACGTTTCCGATCATGTCGTAGGCGCCGAACGGGCTTCGGCCCGTTGGAAAGCTCCCGACGGGCGTCGGTCCGGGTTGAAGACCGCCGACATTCGCGCGGCGTGGATCGAAGAAAACGCCCCAGGGATAAATCCAGCCCTCCGGTCCCCGGGCGGCCGCTTCCCATTCCGCTTCGGTCGGCAGCCGTTTCCCGAACCATTGACAATACGCGTCGGCCTCCGCCCAGTCCACATAGGTCACCGGAAGCCGTTCCTGATCCGGACGGGGGCGGCCGTTCACCCAATGCGGTAGAGCCGGAAAACCCCTGGCCGCGACGAACCGGGAATAATCGGCGTTCGTGACCTCGTAGCGATCGATCAGAAAGGAAGAAAGCCGGACGCGGTGGGCGGGACCCGCATCCAGGACCCAGGGCTTGGTGATGCCGGCCTCTTCGGCCGCGGCTTCCAACTT is a genomic window of Nitrospiria bacterium containing:
- a CDS encoding N-glycosylase/DNA lyase; the encoded protein is MRKRRPPVKHTPAGKKSVARPSTQATLESLMGDYRWKQGAIRSRLSEFRQVFEKGDEAIFRELCFCIAAANSSAEMGMKTVDAIKDIVLEADLETLQHRLRRGFRYKLKRPSYIVHTRDYLKKEHGFKLGELLRSFPDHETRRDFLVFNPDIKGIGFKEASHFLRNIGYRGYAILDKHILNCLSELGVIRRNRKPLNPERYRRIERKMRAFADQTGIDMDELDLLLWSRKTGKILK
- a CDS encoding SUMF1/EgtB/PvdO family nonheme iron enzyme; this translates as MHRMLFRFVGVLGLLLVIPVHGCASKLPEEMVPVPKGSYLIGTDELKLEAAAEEAGITKPWVLDAGPAHRVRLSSFLIDRYEVTNADYSRFVAARGFPALPHWVNGRPRPDQERLPVTYVDWAEADAYCQWFGKRLPTEAEWEAAARGPEGWIYPWGVFFDPRRANVGGLQPGPTPVGSFPTGRSPFGAYDMIGNVWEWTADWYKPYPGGSYVSDDFGEKYRVARGNSWAGLGHFSAKVLEVVKEVEARATYRLYFPPNIALEDVGFRCAKDAPP